Within Actinoplanes sp. L3-i22, the genomic segment GTAGTAGACCGGCGCCGGGAAAAGATCACCGATCAGCGTCGAGCCGGTGGCGAAGTAGGCGATGGACAGCGCCAGGAACAGCGGGTTCAGCAGGAACGTCAGCGGCGTGCCGTACGTCATCAGCAGGAACGCCAGCCAGCGGTGCAGGCCCATCCCGGCGGCCGAGCGGAACGGCCGGCGGCTGTGCACCAGCGCGGTCTGCAGATAGCCGCCCTTCCAGCGACGCTGCTGCTTGTCCACGACCCGGCTGGAGATCGGGGCCTCTTCCAGCGTCACCGACGCCAGCAGATCCACGCGATAACCGGCCGCGGCCAGACGAGCCCCGAGATCGGCGTCCTCGGTCAGGTTGTGCGGATCCCAGACCAGCCCGCCGGGGAGCGCGACCTCCTGCAGGACGTTGACCCGGAAGTGGTTCGAGGTGCCGCCCAGCGGGACCGGCAGCCCGAGGCGGGCCAGGCCGGGCAGGAACTTGCGGAAGTGGACCTTGTAGCCGACCCAGTAGAGCGCCGAGACCCAGTTGGTGTCGTCGTTCCAGAACACCAGCTCGGCCTGCAGACAGACGACATCACGACGGGCCAGGCGGAACGTCGACACCGAGAGCAGCAGCTGATCGGGGTCGGGCCGGTCCTCGGCGTCGTAGATCGTCACGTACCGGCAGCCGTCGGCCACCACGATCGGGAACGCCACGTTCATCGCGTTCGGCTTCGTCTTCGGACCACCCGGCGGGATCACCACCACCACGACATGACCCCACGGGCCCTGCGGCCTCGTCCCGTCACCGTGCACCCGCAGCCCGATCGCGGCGGCCGCGGCCAAGGTCTCCTCGTCGTCCTGCTCGATCAGGATGTAGACGTGCAGCTTCTCCCGCGGATAGTGCAGCTGGCTCACGCGCGCGACGAGCCGGCGCAGCATGTTCGCCTCGTGGTGCACCGGCAGCAGCACGCCGTAGTGCGGAAGCTCCCGGGAGGACGGCAGCACGTTCGACAGGAGCAGGCGGTGCCGGCGGCCGGCCGCGGTCACGAAGAGTTTGAACAACGCGAAAACGAGGTAGAAGGCGATGAACGCGCCGACCACTCCGGTTGCTGTCAGTCGTGGATAGCGAAACAATCCGTAACCGAGGGCAAGCAGAACGAGTCCGGCCAATACCTTCTGCCCGGTGCTGAGCAGTTTCGCAGCCGTCCGGTCAGAGCGACTATTTACCGCGTTCACCGTTTCTTCGACCATGCCGCTCTACCCCCGCATGCAGCCCGTTCACGCGTCCGATAATCGAAGCTGACACGTGCCGGATAGCAGGGTAGGTAGCTGCGCGGGGTCCCGCAACCCGGCAGATCGCCCATGTGGTAGGCCGACCGGTCGTCCATTTCCAGCACAATTCTGACGGTTTATGCCCCGCAGCAGGCGCTGATTCATTGCTTCAGCGTTACGCGCGGGAGGCCAGGAGGCGCGCCGGGCAAGAAATGTGAATCTGGTCTCGAACCCTCAGGTCGGGCATCCTCCCGAACCGTTTCAGTCCGTCCCGACCTGCGGCTGCGACACCTCGCCGGCGCCGTAAAAAAGGCCTAGCTGATGTGGCCCTGCTCGCGGGCCCACTTGAGCAGTTCCGCCTCGGCCTCGTCGTGATCCAGCGGCCCGCGGTCGAGGCGCAGCTCCTTCAGGTGGCGCCAGGCCTGGCCGACGATCGGGCCGGGCGGCACGCCGAGCAGCTCCATGATCGCGTTGCCGTCCAGGTCCGGGCGGACCTTGGCCAGGTCCTCCTCGGCGGCGATCCGGTCGATCCGCACCTCGAGCGCGTCGTAGTCGGCGGCCAGGCCGGCCGCCTTGCGCCGGTTGCGGGTGGTCACGTCGGAGCGGGTCAGCTTGTGCAGGCGGGACAGCAGCGGGCCGGCGTCGGTGACGTAGCGGCGCACCGCGGAGTCGGTCCACTCGCCCCGGCCGTAGCCGTAGAACCGCAGATGCAGCGCGACCAGGCCGACCACGTCGGTGGTGACGTCCTTGGGGTACTTCATGGCTTTCATCCGCTGCTTGGTGAGCCGCGCCCCGACCACCTCGTGGTGGTGGAAGCTGACCCGCCCGTCGCGGCCGACCGCCTTGGTGGCCGGCTTGCCGACGTCGTGCATCAGCGCGGCCATCCGCAGTACGAAGTCGGGGCCCTCGTCGCCCTCGAGCCGCATCGCGTTCATCACCACGATCAGGGTGTGCTCGTAGACGTCCTTGTGCTGGGCGTGCTCGTCGATCTCCAGCTTCAGGCCGGCGATCTCCGGCAGGAAGCGGTCGGCCAGGCCGGTGTCGACGAGCAGCCGCAGGCCGGCGATCGGGTCGGCGCCGCAGATCAGCTTGGTGAACTCGTCCCGGATCCGTTCCGCGGTGATCCGGTCGAGATCAGCTGCCATGCCCCGCATCGCCGCGATGACCGGTTCGTCCACGGTGAACTGCAGCTTTGCCGCGAATCGGGCGGCGCGCAGCATCCGAAGTGGATCATCGCCGAAGGAGAGCTCCGGCGCGGCCGGTGTCCGGATCGTCCGGGACGCCAGGTCGGCGACCCCGCCGAACGGGTCGGTGAACTCGTGACCCGGCAGGGACACCGCCATCGCGTTGATGGTGAAGTCGCGCCGGCCCAGGTCGTCGAGGAGGGAGTCGCCGTAGCGCACCACCGGGTTGCGGCTGACCCCGTCGTACGCCTCGGCGCGGAACGTGGTGATCTCGATCCGCACACCGTTCTTCTGGATGCCGATCGTGCCGAACTCGCGGCCGGTCTCCCAGATCGCGTCGGCCCAGCTCTGCACGACCGCGAGGGTCTGCTCGGGCCGGGCGTCGGTGCAGAAGTCGAGGTCGTCGCCGAGGCGACCGAGCAACGCGTCCCGGACCGAGCCGCCCACCAGGTGCAACTCGTGGCCGGCGGCGCCGAAACGGCGCCCCAGCTCGTCGGCTAGCGGGGACACGCGGAGCAACTCGGCGACCGCGTTCTGCTGGGCATCGTTCAGAACAGACATGGGGTTACCAGGTTAGTCGCTTTGGTTACCCAGGACTCCGCCGGGCAGGATGGGACACGTGCCCGTTTCTGAGGTGCTGCGCCGGTTGAGCCTGGAACCCGGGTTCTGGACCGGCGAGATCAGCGATCCCGACCTCCTCCCTGAGCTGCTCCGCGTCTCCTTTCCGGTGGTCGACGGCTACGCCCTGATCCTCGAGATCGAGCAGCCCTCCGGCGAGCGGACGCTCGGCCTGCGCCGGCCGGTCGCCAGCGAGCCGGTCCAGATCGGCTGGGCGCCGGCCGGTGGGCCGTACCCCGCTTCGCTGCGCTGGTGGGAACTGGAGACGTGCGCCCGGGTGATCGCGCTGGCCGATCCGACCCTGCCGCATCCGGGCCTGGTCGTCGCGCTGCTCGGGCCGTTCGCCCCGCCGACCGCCGACGACGACACGGCGGCCGTGGCGGCGGTGCGCGAGGCGGCGTACCGGTCGCTGCGCCGCGAGGTGCCGCCGCCCGCGCCCACCGGGCCGGAGCAGACGCCGCTGCCGCTCTTCACCGACGATCGCTGGTGGCCGGCACCGGCGGCGCCGTCGCCGCAGGTGCTGGACGAGGCCGCGATCGCGGAGCTGAGCCACCCGGCGCGGGCGATCGAAGAGGTCCGCGCGGACAAACGGTTTCCCCACGAAGACCTGACCGATTTGGTACGCCGAGCCACCGCCCGCCTCGCCGACCTGCCCGAGCAGGAGTGGTACGCCACCACCCGCCCGCTGGCCCGGCGCATCGCCGACTCCGGGGACCTGGGTCCGCTGCCCGATCTGCTCGGCGCGCTGACCGAGGCCGGCTGCGACCATCCGACCGTGCTGGATGCGCTGAGTGAGCCGCTCGTACCGCTGGAGGCATGCTGGGTCGTGGAGACGCTGGCCGGCGCGGAACCTGGCACCCTCCTGCGTCACCATGTGTGACCTTGTTCTTAAGGTGGCCCAGTCTTCTATGGTGGCTCCAACATCGGTACGGCTCGGGAGGCATGGGTGAACGGCGGCCTGTACCGCAGCACGCACGCGGCGCCGGACGGCGAACCGCGACCGGAGGACGGCGTCACGGTCGTCTCGGTCGACGACCAGCTGCCGACCGCCGGTGGTGACCAGGCGCTGCCCCCGGAGAACGTCCCGGGGGACGGCGACGGCAGCACCACCGGGCAGAGCGCGATCATGGCGATCGGCAGCCTGGTCAGCCGGATCATCGGCTTCGTCCGCAACGCGCTGATCGGCATGGCGCTCGGCGCCGGCGTCGGCGACGCGTACACCAGCGCCCAGTTCCTGCCGAACCAGATCTACGAGCTGCTGCTCGGCGGCATCCTGTCCAGCGTGCTGATCCCGCTGCTGGTGCGGCGGCGCAAGGCGGACCCGGACGGCGGCCAGGCGTTCACCCAGAAACTGCTCACCTTCGCGGTGGTCAGCCTCGGCCTGGCGGCGCTGCTGGTGGTGGCGGCCGCCCCGGTGATCACCGCGATCCAGGCCAGCTCGGAGAACAGCGCGGCCTACAAGGACCTGGTCACCCACTTCGCGTACCTGATCCTGCCGATCATCTTCTTCACCGGCGTCTCCGCGCTGATCGGCGCGGTGCTGAACGTGCGCGGGCACTTCGCCGCGCCGATGTGGGCGCCGATCCTGAACAACCTGGTGGTGATCGCCACCGCCGGCCTGTTCCTGCTGATCTTCGGCCGCGGTGTGACCGTGGAGAACATCACCGTCGCGCAGATCGCCCTGGTCGGCGGCGGCACCCTGCTCGGCATGGTGGTGCAGGCGCTCGGCCTGCTGCCGGCGCTGCGCAAGGTCGGCTTCCGCTGGAAGTTCAACTGGGACCCGCGCTCGCTCGGCCTCGGCGAGATCGGCCGGCTGGCCGGCTGGATGCTCTGCTACGTCGCGGCCAACCAGGTCGCCGTCTTCGTCATGGTCAAGATCCTGAACCGGGTTGCCGGCAAGGGCAGCGCCAGCGTGCTGGCCTTCAACAACGTCTTCCTGCTGACCATGATGGCGCACGGCATCATCGGCGTCTCGGTGATGACCGCGTTGCTGCCGAAGATGAGCGCGGCCGCCGCCGAGGGCCGGTTCGCCGACGTCAGCGCGGACCTCACCCGGGGCATCAAGCTCACCGTGGCCGCGCTCGCGCCGATCTCGGTGATCTACGCGGTGCTCGGCGTGCCGATCTCGGTGATGCTCTTCGAGGGCGGCAACTACACCCACGCCGAGGCGCTGGACACCGGCACGGTGCTGACCGTCGCGGCGTTCGCCGTCATCCCGCTGTCGGTGAGCTACCTCTGCACGTACGCGTTCTACTCGCTGCAGGGCAACAAGACCGTCTCGCTGATCAACCTGCCGGTGGTGGTGATCCGGATCGTCGCGTACCTGGTCCTCGCCGCGATGCTGAGCAAGGGCCTGCTGGCCGCCGGGATGACCGCCGCCAACGCGATCTCGTACCTGGTCTCGGCGGTGCTCTCGCTCATCGTGCTGCGCCGCAAGGTGGGCCGGCTCAACCTCGGCTCGGTGGCCTCCTCGCTGCTCCGGGTCGCGATCGCCGCGGCGGTGGCCGCCGCGCTCGGCTACCTGGTGGTGCGCCTGCTGCCGGGCGCCGGCTCGCCGGACGGCCGGGTCCAGTCGCTGGTCCAGCTCGTCGTCGGCGGCGCGGTGATCCTGGTCGCCTACCTGGTCGCCGCGATCATGCTGCGGGTCCAGGAGATCAGCCAGGTCGTCGGCATGGTGCGCCGCAAAATCGGCCGCTGATCGGCCCGGCGCGTGCCAGACCTGCCCTGAACAGGTGCTTTTCACCCGGACTGCAGGGAAAACCACCCGTTCGTACGGGGCCGCGCCGATGCCGCGCCGGGGGGACGACCTGCCGGAGCATGGCCGAGTACGGGTATGGTCGTTGTCGGCATGTGCTCGGGCACACCATTGCCTTGAGCACCCATGGCATGCACCACCGAGGGAGGACTGGTGACCCAGGTCGGCGAAGGCCACGAGACCGCGGCCGACGAGGCCGGACCGGTTTTGACCTTCGGTGAACCCGCCGTCGGTGAGATCCTGGCCGAGCGTTATCAGCTCGAGCAGCACGTCAACAACGACAGCGCCGGCCGCCAGGTCTGGCGCGGGATCGATGTGGTGCTGCGGCGACCGGTCGCCGTCGTGCTCCGGCACCCCGGTGGCGACTCCGCCGCCGAGATGCTGCAGGCCGCGGTCGCCGCGAGTCGGGTGCTCCACCCCAATCTGGTCGGTGTCTACGACGCCATCGACGAAGAGCAGCGCGCTTACGTGGTGCGCGAGTGGGTCGACGGCGAGTCGCTGCGCGATCTGATCGCCGCCGAGGGTCCGCTGGACCCGTCCCGGGCGATCGCGATCGCCCATTCGATCGCCGACGCCCTGACCGCCGTGCACGCCACCGGGATGATCCACGGCAACGTGCACCCCGGCACCGCGCTGATCGGCGACGACAACCGCGTGGTCCTGGCGGATGCCCGGGCCGACGCGGCGGACAGTCCGGAGGCCGATGTCCGTGCGGTCGGTGGCCTGCTCTACTTCGCGCTCACCGGCCACTGGCCGCAGGCCGAGACCGGGCGCGCCGCGCTGCCGGACGCGATCCGCGACAGTGCCGGCACGCCGGCCGCCCCGCGGCAGTCCCGGGCCGGAGTCCCGGCCTACCTCGACGATCTGACGATGGACCTGTTGGATCGCCGGGTCGCGGTGCCGTCCGCGGAGGCGCTCACCGCCGAGCTCGGCCGGCTGGACGCGGCGGCCGAGGAGGAGGAGTTCGAGGACGTCGGCCCGCTGCGGTTCGTGCAGGCCGGTGGCGCTCCGAGCGAGTCCGCCCGGAGCACGCCCAAGATCCTGCTCGGGGTCGGCGCGCTGGTGATCATCGCGGTGATCGGTCTGGTCTTCGGCATCCGCGCGATCAACAACTCGAGCAAGCCGGACGCGTCGGCCTCCACACCGGTCCAGGCCGGCGCGGGTGCCCAGCCCGACGGCGCCGGCACGGCCAGTGAGGACCCGCTCGGCCCGCCCAAGCAGATCCCGCTGACCGCCGACATGGTCCGGATCGTCGACCCGCCGAACGGCGAGCGCAAGGACACCGGCGAGTCGGACTTCGTGGTCGACAACGACCCGAAGACCGCCTGGCAGCTGTCGTACTATCTGCAGCCGAACTTCGGCGGCGGCAAGCCCGGCATGGGGGTCCTGATCCACCTGCCGGAGGCGCGGGCGCTCTCCGAGGTCCGGGTCGCGTTGTCCGCCCCCGGCGCCGTCGTCGACCTCCGGGTCGGCACCAAGGACCCGGGCGACAACTCGAACGGCGACAAGCAGATCGTCAAGACCTACACCAAGGTCAGCGACGCCGACAGCGCCGACACCAACACCGGCGACAAGCAGATCCTGAACGGCTTCGACCCGGACAAGAAGTACCAGTACGTACTGGTCTTCATCACCAAGTTGCCACGCAACGAGGACACCCCGGGTTACCAGGTCGACGTCAACGACATTCAGCTGTACGGCTACTGAGCAGCGCTTTCGAGCGGTGTTTCAGGGGCGGTTCCCGGTCGGGGAACCGCCCCTGTTTCGTGACGCGGGGTGACACCACGCGGACCGCACGGATGGCATACATTGCTGGCGTGACTTTCCGGGACGTACCGCCCGGCGGACCCGGTGGGGGCGACCCCGAGCCGAGCGACGCCGAGCTGGTGCGTGCCCACGTCGCCGGTGATCCGGAGGCGTTCGGCGAGCTGGTCCGCCGGCACCGGGACCGGCTCTGGGCGGTCGCCCTGCGCACCACCGGGGACCGCGAGGAGGCCGCCGACGCGGTCCAGGACGCGCTGCTCTCGGCACACCGGGCGGCCGCGAGTTTCCGTGGCGACTCGGCCGTCACCACCTGGCTGCACCGGATCGTGGTGAACGCCTGCCTGGACCGGCTCCGCCGGCGCCGGGCGCACCCGACCGTCCCGCTGCCGGACGGCAGCCGGGACGACCAGCCGACCGGTCCGGAACCGGTCGCCCCCACCCCGGACCAGGACACCGTGCTGCTCGTCCGGGACGCGCTCGCCGCCCTGCCGGTCGACCAGCGCGCCGCGATCGTCCTGGTCGACGTGCAGGGGTACGGGGTGGCCGAGGCCGCCGAGATGCTCGGGATCGCCGAGGGGACGGTGAAGAGCCGGTGCGCCCGCGGCCGGGCCCGGATGGCGCTGTCGTTGCGCGAGCTGCGGGACGGTCACAGTGACTCGGGGCACGATGGGAACCGGACCGGTGGCGGGGACGTCCCATCCAGGTCGAGTGGCACGGTGACGTCGCCACCGACCGGGCGTGAACGGAGGGACCAGCGGTGACGGGCGCCGAGTTCCACGGGGTCGACATCGACCTGCTGGCCGACTATGTCGGTGGCGCCCTGGACGGCACCCCGGAGTCGGAGCGGGTGGCCGCGCTGATCGCCGCCGAGCCGGCCTGGCAGGACGCCTACGAGCTGCTGGCGCCGGAGATGGCGACCGTCGGGGCGCTGCTCGGCGACCTGCCGGTGGAGCCGATGCCGGCGGACGTGGTGGCTCGACTGGACGCCGTGCTGGCTCGCGAGCCGCTTCCGGTGCCGGCCGAGGCGGTGCCCGTCGATGCGGTCGTGAGCCCGGCTGACGCCGTACCGCAAGCGGTCTTGGATCTTGCCGAGCGGCGCCGCAAGCGCGGCAACAACCGCTGGGTCCGCATCGCCGCGCCGATCGGCATCGCCGCCGGCGTCGTCGGCCTGTTCGGGTACGGCCTGCTCAGCCAGTCGCAGGACAGCGCCGACGACGCGGCTTCCTCCTCGAAGGCCGCGGCGGGGGATGCCGGCGGCATGGTGGCCGCGGCGCCCGCCGAGACCATGGCCAGCGGCAACGACTACACCCTCGGCACGCTCGGCCAGCTGGTGAACCGCACCACCGGCGAGAGCCTGGCCGGCTCGAGCCAGCCGCGGAGCCAACTGCCGAGCGAGCCGCAGAGCGAGACCAACTTCGCCGGCGACGATGTCCGGCTGGCCCGGCTGCGGGCCCCGGACGCGCTGCTGGACTGCCTCGACGCGATCGCCCAGGAGAACGGTGGCGGCCTGCTCAGCGTCCTGTCGGTCGACTACGCCCGGTTCACCGGTAAACCGGCGCTGGTGGTCCGGTTCACCGCGGCCAACGGCGAGTGGGCCTGGGCCAGTGGCGTCGACTGCGGATTGCCCGGTGGCGACGCGGACACCCTGGGTTCCGTCCCGGTACGCTGAGCAGCACCCCCGGCGTGAGGTCGGACACGAGCCGGACCGGGGGGAATGGTGAATGCCTAGCATGGCGTTCTACCGGCGTGGACACATACCTGGAGGAGTCGGCAGTGGACGAGGTCCGCAATCTGATCATCATCGGTTCGGGGCCCTCCGGCTATACGGCGGCGTTGTATGCCGCCCGCGCCGAGCTGAAGCCTTTGGTGATCGAGGGCGTGCAGTCCGGCGGTGCGCTGATGACGACCACCGAGGTGGAGAACTTCCCCGGTCACCGCGACGGCATCATGGGCCCGGAGCTCATGGACAACATGCGCGCGCAGGCCGAGAAGTTCGGTGCCGAGTTCATCACCGACGACGTGAGCCGCGTCGAGCTGACCGACAAGCCCACCGAGGCCGGCACCGAGGGCCTCAAGACAGTCTGGGTCGGCGACCAGCAGTACTTCGCCCGCGCCGTGATCCTGGCGACCGGCTCCGCGTGGCGCCCGATCGGTGTGCCCGGCGAGCAGGAGCTGCTCGGCCACGGCGTGTCGGCCTGTGCCACCTGTGACGGCTTCTTCTTCCGCAACCAGCACATCGTGGTGGTCGGCGGCGGTGACTCCGCGATGGAGGAGGCGACGTTCCTCACCCGCTTCGCCGAGACGGTGACGATCGTGCACCGGCGGGACAGCTTCCGGGCCAGCAAGGTCATGCAGAAGCGCGCGTTCGACAACGAGAAGATCAAGGTCGAGTGGAACTCGGTCGTCGAGGAGGTTCTCGGCGAGGACGGCAAGGTCGTCGGCGTTCGATTGAAGAACGTGGTTTCTGGGGAAACCAGGGTTCTCGACGTGACCGGCGTGTTCGTGGCGATCGGCCACGACCCGCGCAGCGAGCTCTTCAAGGGTCAGGTCGAGCTGGACGACGAGGGCTATGTGAAGGTGCAGTCGCCCAGCACCCGGACCAACGTCGCGGGTGTGTTCGCCGCGGGTGACCTGGTCGACCACACGTACCGGCAGGCCATCACCGCATCCGGCACCGGTTGTGCCGCGGCGCTGGACGCCGAGCGCTTCATCGCTTCATTCGTAGAGCTGTAAGACCGGGAGGGTCCTCGTGAAGGTCGTCACCGACAAGTCGTTCGCCGTCGACGTGCTGGAGTCCGACAAGCCAGTGCTGGTGGATTTCTGGGCCGAGTGGTGTGTGCCGTGCAGGAAGGTCGACCCGCTGCTCGCCGAGATCGCCGACTCGGAGCTGGGCTCGCAGGTGGAGATCGTCAAGGTCAACATTGACGAGAACCCGCAGACGGCGCTCGCCTACCAGGTGATGTCGGTGCCGACCCTGGCCATCTTCAAGGGTGGCGAACGGGTGAACCTGGTGACCGGTGCGAAGCCGAAGAGTTTCCTGGTCAACTTCATCGAATCGGCTCTCTGATCGTTTTCTGCCGCCCCGCGTCCGCACTGGGACGCGGGGCGCTCTTTGTCCGCCGGAGTACGCTCCGGAAGGTCGTCCCTTCTCGCCCCTAGGGAGTCGTGAGTGCGGTCCATCCGACGCGGAGACACCGGTCCTGCCGTTTCCGAGATCCGGTCGATCCTGGCCGGCCTGGAATTGCTGACCGAGCTGGAACCGGACCTCTTCGACGAGAGTCTGGAGAATGCCGTCCGGGCCTTCCAGCAGAGCCGTGGCCTCGGAGTGGACGGCATGGTCGGTGACGAGACCTGGCGTGCGCTGGACGGCGCACGCTGGCGGCTCGGCGCGCGCACCCTGTTCCACTCCGTGCCGGACGCGCTGACCGGGGAGGACGTTCGCGCCCTGCAGGAGCGCATGCTCGAGATGGGCTACGACGCCGGCCGGTCCGACTCGGTCTACGGCGCACGGACCGCCCGGGCGGTCGCCCAGTTCCAGCGCGAGGTCGGCCTCACCCCGGACGGATCCTGCGGCCCGCAGACCATGAAGGCGCTGCGCCGGCTCGGCCGCAAGGTCGTCGGCGGCCGCCCGCAGTGGCTGCGCGAGGCCGAGGCGTTCCGCCAGTCCGGGCCGAACCTGGTCGGCAAGACCATCGTGATCGACCCCGGTCACGGCGGTGGCGACGACTCCGGCGTGGTGGTGCCCGACGGGCCGCTCCGCTGGACCGAGGCGGACCTGGTGTTCGACCTCGCCGCCCGGCTCGAGGGCCGGCTGGCCGCGGCCGGCATGCGGGTGCACCTGACCCGCGGCCCGCAGCCCGCCGAGCCGATGAGCGGCGCCGACCGGGCCGCGCTGGCCAACAGCCTCGGCGCCGACCTGCTGATCTCGCTGCACCTCGACGGGCAGGAGTCGACGGCCGCGGAAGGCGTGGCGACCTACCACTACGGGACCGACAGCGGGACCAGTTCGACCGTCGGTGAACGGCTCGCCCACCTGGTGCAGCGCGAGATCGTCGTGCGGACCGGGATGCACGACTGCCGGACCCACGCCAAGACCTGGGATCTGCTGCGGCTGACCCGGATGCCGACGGTCCGGGTGGACCTGGGTTACCTGACCTCGCCGGTGGATCGCGAGCGGCTGATCAACCCGATGTTCCGGGAGCAGATCGTGGAGGCCGTGCTGGCCGCGGTGCAGCGGATGTACTTCCCGGTCGAGCGGGACGTGCCGACCGGGTCGATCGACGTGCGGCAGCTGCGGATGGCGCTGGCCGAGCGTACGTAGGCAATCGTGTTTTGATCTTTGGCTTTTTCTGCCCTTTTGCTCTTCGGGCCCGCGGCTAGTTCTCGATGGAACTGGTCGCGGGCATCGGGCGGAGCAGCTTCTCCGGGCTCATCGAGCCGAGCAGCTTCTCCAGCGCGTATTCGACATCCGACTTCCAGGACAGCGCGGTGCGCAGCTCCAGGCGCAGCCGCGGGTAACGCGGGTGCGGGCGGACCGTCTTGAAGCCCACCGACAGGAAGAAGTCGACCGGCGCGACACACGCGCCCTCCTTCTCCTCGTCCGGCTTCGCGTCGCCGAACGCCTCGATCGCCTTCACCCCGCGCTTGGTCAGATCACGGGCGACGCCCTGCACGAGCATCCGGCCCAGGCCGCCGCCGGCGAACGCGGGCACCACGTTGGCCGTGGTGAGCAGCGCGGCATCGGCGCTGACCGGGGACGTGGGGAACGCCATCGAGCGGGGCACGTAGGCGGGTGGCGCGTACATCACGAAGCCGGCCGGCATGCCGTCGACATACGCCAACTTTCCGCAGGAACCCCACTCCAGGAGCGTCTGGGAAACCCACGCCTCCTTCTCCAGACCCGGATCGCCGGAGGCACAGGCCCGCTCGGCGGAGACCGGATCCAGCTCCCAATAGACACATGCCCGGCACGGCCGGGGCAGGTCCTCGAGAGTGTCGAGGGTGAGATTGACCAGGCGTCGCGACATCGCGGGACCCCCTGCGCTGGCTGGACGGACCGAAACCGGCGCTGGCCGCGCCCTGGAAATCGTACGTCGTTATACCCATGAACGGGAGCAGGTCGGACAATGGGTGACCCCTCTCGATGCACTCGGCGTTTAGGCTGGCCGGAGTTCACGTTTAGTTCGAGGGGTGAGAGCCGAATGACCGGTACTACTCAGGATGACTACACCGATCGGTATGCGCGCCGGGTCCGGGGAATGACGACGTCGGAGATCCGGGCGCTGTTCGCCGTCGCCAGCCGGCCCGAGGTCGTGTCGCTGGCCGGTGGGTCGCCGTACATTGCCGCGCTGCCGCTGGACGCGGTCGGCGAGATGCTCAACCGGCTCGGCTCCGAGCAGGGCGCCACCAGCCTGCAGTACGGAATCGGTCAGGGCACGATCGAGCTGCGCGAGCAGATCTGCGAGGTGATGAGCCTGTCCG encodes:
- the trxA gene encoding thioredoxin, with product MKVVTDKSFAVDVLESDKPVLVDFWAEWCVPCRKVDPLLAEIADSELGSQVEIVKVNIDENPQTALAYQVMSVPTLAIFKGGERVNLVTGAKPKSFLVNFIESAL
- a CDS encoding N-acetylmuramoyl-L-alanine amidase, which codes for MRSIRRGDTGPAVSEIRSILAGLELLTELEPDLFDESLENAVRAFQQSRGLGVDGMVGDETWRALDGARWRLGARTLFHSVPDALTGEDVRALQERMLEMGYDAGRSDSVYGARTARAVAQFQREVGLTPDGSCGPQTMKALRRLGRKVVGGRPQWLREAEAFRQSGPNLVGKTIVIDPGHGGGDDSGVVVPDGPLRWTEADLVFDLAARLEGRLAAAGMRVHLTRGPQPAEPMSGADRAALANSLGADLLISLHLDGQESTAAEGVATYHYGTDSGTSSTVGERLAHLVQREIVVRTGMHDCRTHAKTWDLLRLTRMPTVRVDLGYLTSPVDRERLINPMFREQIVEAVLAAVQRMYFPVERDVPTGSIDVRQLRMALAERT
- a CDS encoding GNAT family N-acetyltransferase, with the translated sequence MSRRLVNLTLDTLEDLPRPCRACVYWELDPVSAERACASGDPGLEKEAWVSQTLLEWGSCGKLAYVDGMPAGFVMYAPPAYVPRSMAFPTSPVSADAALLTTANVVPAFAGGGLGRMLVQGVARDLTKRGVKAIEAFGDAKPDEEKEGACVAPVDFFLSVGFKTVRPHPRYPRLRLELRTALSWKSDVEYALEKLLGSMSPEKLLRPMPATSSIEN